The Mesobacillus boroniphilus region TATTTGCGCGTCTTTAAAAATAAACCCGGAAAATACAGTGATTACAGGATTCGAGCGCAGCAACTTAAGTTTTTCCGTGGTAAAAGGTCAGGATCGCCAGGCGTATTTAAGGGATTTTATCAAAAAGAACGAAAAGGAAGCCGGCATCATTTATGCAGCGACAAGGAAGATTGTCGACCAGCTTTATGAATCGCTGCAAAAGGAAGGCTTCAGTGCCGCCCGCTACCATGCCGGCATGAAGGATGAAGATCGAAACGGCGAACAGGAACGATTTTTACAGGATGAAGCTACTGTGATGGTTGCAACATCAGCCTTCGGTATGGGAATCGATAAAAGTAATATCAGATATGTTCTTCACTTCCAGCTGCCAAAGAATATGGAGAGCTATTATCAGGAAGCCGGCCGTGCCGGTCGTGACGGCTTGGACAGTGAATGTGTCGTGCTGTATTCTTCACAGGATGTCCAGGTGCAGCGCTTCCTGATCGACCAGTCAGCTGACCGCGAACGAATTGCGCCTGAGCTAGAAAAATTGCAGCAGATGGTCGGCTACTGCCATACCGAAGAATGCCTGCAATCCTATATCCTTCATTACTTTGGCGAAACAGAGACGGTGGCATGCGGACGCTGCGGCAATTGTACAGATAGCCGGGAGACCCAGGATGTCACGAAGGATGCGCAGATGGTGCTGTCGTGCATCATACGGATGGGGCAGAAATACGGAAAGGCTATGACAGCTAATGTCTTGACTGGCTCGCGTAATAAAAAGGTGCTTGAGTTCCGCCTCGATAAATTGCCGACTTACGGATTGATGAAGGATCGGAATGCCAAACAGGTCAATGACCTGATCGAATTCCTGATTTCACAGGAGCTGATTGGCGTCGAGCACGGCACCTACCCGACGATTTATGTACCGGAAAAAGGGAAGGATGTCTTGCTTGGAAAAATGGAGGTTTTCAGGAAGGAAGCCGTGCAAATCAAGCAGGTTTCCAATGATGACCCATTATTTGAAGAGCTGCGGGAGTTGCGGAGAAATGTAGCCGCGGCAGAAAAAGTCCCGCCGTTTGTGATTTTTTCAGATTCCTCGCTGAAGGATATGTGCCTGAAGTTGCCGCTGACGGATGCAGAGTTCCTTAATGTCGCTGGAGTGGGAGAACACAAGCTGCAGAAGTATGGCGCACCTTTCATTCAGCGGATAATTCAGTTCTGCGAGGAGAATCCCGAGCGCCAGCCAGTGATGAATGCTGTTGCGGAGCCGGTGAGGAAACCGGCAAAGAAAGCCGTCGGAGATTCCCATCTTGAAACATATAAGCTGCATCAGGAGAAATTGTCGGTGTCCGCGATTGCCTCTAAGCGCGAGCTGGTCGAAAGCACGGTGGAAAACCATCTGATCCAATGCATCCAGCAGGGTATGGAAGTCGATTATGACCTGCTGATACCTGCTCAGTATATCGATGACCTGGAGCGGGCCGTGGCAGAAGCCGGCCGCGACAAGTTAAAGCCAATTAAGGAATTGCTGCCTGATAAAGTCAGTTATTTTATGATCAAAGCATTTCTATATATGTCTAAAAAGAAGGTCCATTGATAAGAGACGAAGCCCGCTGGCTTCGTCTTTTTTATGGCCATATGCCCGAAACAAGAGAAGCTCGTGGATTACGGTCATAAGATGGCTGGACATGTGCCCGAAACAAGAGAAGCTCGTGGATTATGGTCACAAGATGGCTGGATATGTGCCCGAAATTAGAGAAACTCATTGATTACGGTCACAAGATGGCCGTACATGTGCCCGAAACAAGAGAAGCTCGTGGATTACGGTCACAAGATGGCCGGACATGTGCCCGAAACAAGAGAAACTCGTTAATTACGGTCACAAGATGGCTGGATATGTGCCCGAAACAAGAGAAACTCGTTGATTACGGTCACAGGATGGCTGGATATGTGCCCGAAACAAGAGAAGCTCGTGGATTACGGTCACAAGATGGCCGGACATGTGCCCGAAACAAGAGCAACTCGTTAATTACGGTCACAAGATGGCTGGATATGTGCCCGAAACAAGAAAAACTCATTCATTTCGGCCACATGGTGTTGGGAACAGTATAATGTCACTCGGTTAACCAGGTGCGAATCCTGACAAACTGAATTTTAACAAGGAAAAAATACTTTTCTGAAAAATTAAAAATGGTAAAATATAACTAGTGCTAAAAAGAGGGTTGGTGTTAGAATGCATCCAATTACAGTTATTGAGATATTGTCGGCCATAGGGTTAATCATACTGATTATGGGAGTTAGTTATTTTTTACCCAGAAAAAAGCGAAAAACTGCTATAAAGATCATCCTGATTGTGATAGTCGTAGAGCTGGCTTTCTTTGCAATTCGTCCTCTTTGGATCAACTATCATCGCGGAATCAAAACGGAACAGCTGACTGACTACCTGGAGAAGAGGTATCCGGGAGAGGAGTTCAAGATCAGTTATCGGACGAGCAGGAGCTATAATCCATATCATATGGATGTCAGGTTCGCCAATGAGCCGGGCTGGAGTTACTCTTATTCTGTAAATGAGAATGAGATCAAACAGGTGGATATTGGTGTGCCGGATGCGGAACTGCCTGAAGAAGGCCGGCATTATGAGGGTTTGGGAGATTGAGAGAATGATTGTTGGAGAATAGCAGCTTTTTATAAAATACAGTGCATCAGGAGGCTTCATGGTTTATTTCAAAAAGGCAATCGAGCAGTTTGTGTTATGGATCGTCTGCGTATTTTTGTTTATCGGGATTTTGTTTTTGCCTGCTAAAACTGATTTTGAGACAGGACCGGGCGGACAGTTCAAATCCGCAAGCTATGATTATGAATTGGACACTCATATAAAAAATATCACCGGTTTCTTTGCTTATGTAAAAGAGAATCCAGACCTTGGAGAGTTTGTCCCTGGCCAGTCATACGCGAATCGGATTGGAGGCAAGGCGTGGAAGAGCTTGCTTTTGATTGTTCCGACTTTGATTCTGGCCTATATTTTTGGTGTGTTAAAGGGGATTTTCGATTTTCGGATGCAGAGAAAAAAGCTCAACTTCCTTGGGAATGGGACGACATGGCTGTTCATCTCAATGCCGGACCTATTTTTCATCATCATTATCCAGATCGGCCTGATGTATTTATATGAAAAAGGTCTGTTTTTCCATGTGACGCTATACGGCAGTGACAAGCTGGAAACCTATGTTGTTGGGATTCTATTTTTGCTGATTTATCCTGTTTTCTACCTTGCGAACATCACCAATGTAAGTTTGCAGGAGCAGGAAGGAAATGATTACATCCGGACTGCGAAGTCAAAAGGAACTCCCAGCATGAAAATATTGTTTCTACATATTTTGAAAAATGCATTTCCTAGAATACTGGCGCAGGCGAATACCATCACTCTCTATGTACTTTCGAATCTATTTATTGTTGAAAAATTAATGGATTTTCAAGGTGCGGCGGACGGTTTGTTTGATGCGGTACTAAGGGGCACAGGCTTCAGGATCGGACTTGATATTATGGTAGACGGCATTTCGGCAACGGGTTATACGATCTTTTTTGCCACGATCATTCTGGTTGCGAATTTGATCGCGCAGATTTTTAAAAGCCTTGTTTCCCCGGTTTCCCAGGAGATGAATCATGAATAAATCATTACTATTTGGCTTGATTATATTGTCTATTCTAGTGGTTATAGCATTTGTGGCACCATATCTTCCATTCGTGGATACTTCTTTGAAAGAAACAGTAATGAGGCAGAAGGAAGACGGTGGATTTGAACTTCCTCCATTCGCACCATCCGCGGATTATCCAATCGGCTCGGATGCAAATGGCAAGGATTTATTGAGCAGGGTGCTGCTGGG contains the following coding sequences:
- the recQ gene encoding DNA helicase RecQ, whose product is MLQKAHELLQNHFGYSSFRLGQEQAITSVLEGNNTVCVMPTGGGKSIVYQIPALVLPGTTIVISPLISLMKDQVDTLTQLGIPATYINSSLTAGEAAARMDDARNGKYKLLYIAPERLGSWEFIDDLQNMEIPLIAVDEAHCISQWGHDFRPSYLQISGLADRLPRKPIVLALTATATPKVREDICASLKINPENTVITGFERSNLSFSVVKGQDRQAYLRDFIKKNEKEAGIIYAATRKIVDQLYESLQKEGFSAARYHAGMKDEDRNGEQERFLQDEATVMVATSAFGMGIDKSNIRYVLHFQLPKNMESYYQEAGRAGRDGLDSECVVLYSSQDVQVQRFLIDQSADRERIAPELEKLQQMVGYCHTEECLQSYILHYFGETETVACGRCGNCTDSRETQDVTKDAQMVLSCIIRMGQKYGKAMTANVLTGSRNKKVLEFRLDKLPTYGLMKDRNAKQVNDLIEFLISQELIGVEHGTYPTIYVPEKGKDVLLGKMEVFRKEAVQIKQVSNDDPLFEELRELRRNVAAAEKVPPFVIFSDSSLKDMCLKLPLTDAEFLNVAGVGEHKLQKYGAPFIQRIIQFCEENPERQPVMNAVAEPVRKPAKKAVGDSHLETYKLHQEKLSVSAIASKRELVESTVENHLIQCIQQGMEVDYDLLIPAQYIDDLERAVAEAGRDKLKPIKELLPDKVSYFMIKAFLYMSKKKVH
- a CDS encoding DUF3139 domain-containing protein; translation: MHPITVIEILSAIGLIILIMGVSYFLPRKKRKTAIKIILIVIVVELAFFAIRPLWINYHRGIKTEQLTDYLEKRYPGEEFKISYRTSRSYNPYHMDVRFANEPGWSYSYSVNENEIKQVDIGVPDAELPEEGRHYEGLGD
- a CDS encoding ABC transporter permease subunit — encoded protein: MVYFKKAIEQFVLWIVCVFLFIGILFLPAKTDFETGPGGQFKSASYDYELDTHIKNITGFFAYVKENPDLGEFVPGQSYANRIGGKAWKSLLLIVPTLILAYIFGVLKGIFDFRMQRKKLNFLGNGTTWLFISMPDLFFIIIIQIGLMYLYEKGLFFHVTLYGSDKLETYVVGILFLLIYPVFYLANITNVSLQEQEGNDYIRTAKSKGTPSMKILFLHILKNAFPRILAQANTITLYVLSNLFIVEKLMDFQGAADGLFDAVLRGTGFRIGLDIMVDGISATGYTIFFATIILVANLIAQIFKSLVSPVSQEMNHE